One Maribacter cobaltidurans genomic window carries:
- a CDS encoding HNH endonuclease — MHTNKYGLSRNIPSETKRKIRKECGFGCVVCGGAIYEYEHIEPEFADARTHEVDKIALLCGSCHLKVTKGLWSKEKIFEHRKNPFSLEHGNSRYLMDISVRNKFHISLGKCVFIDTNNLIEIDNKVILKILPPEIKNTPPRIIANFFDQHGREVASIDNNEWIGNVTAFDIEFIGSEISIRSEKYQIDLKIKITHPNIINISKINLKYNSGRIYGDAKSGFTLKSKSTEILFGKVDRTFRKVNYGMLIKGGDIFLSETKLFEFKTKNKTSVEIKPGYIKAVGDIAVEVKEKGDPNGQFKFTSTGPNKNSYVEFQMPLDDSRRYSINLNNTLQKNSLCFCGSNIKWEKCCRRNKGAINSILKTKIISHCITDVIGRHKLKNVIFDIKYVINEIPTKLFVSEKNELKLIFNSANIPNLNRVGFSLMLFDCIKNNFHYYLDNIYSDKRQGALRDINEILISVPIYDRLKRRGFEVTNAFEKEFKFIMNFVKHPPLTENYMSLNNLNYAFHLIRLSYDCDFLSKEEQKEVFDFYESYFPLAYGIYKDVLSFLLAHNIYQIKEFNECKLKVLQYINGIFQGGFDEAVKHIETHILNKNEVEEKFDGIEFNKPKK, encoded by the coding sequence ATGCATACTAACAAATATGGCTTAAGCAGAAATATTCCATCTGAAACCAAGAGAAAAATTAGAAAGGAATGTGGTTTTGGATGCGTAGTGTGTGGTGGTGCTATTTACGAGTATGAGCATATAGAACCCGAGTTTGCCGATGCGAGGACTCATGAAGTGGATAAAATCGCCCTGCTATGTGGTAGCTGCCATTTAAAAGTCACTAAAGGTTTATGGTCAAAAGAGAAAATTTTTGAACATAGAAAAAATCCATTTTCCTTAGAACATGGTAATTCACGCTATTTAATGGATATTAGTGTTCGAAACAAATTTCATATTTCCTTAGGTAAATGTGTTTTTATTGATACCAATAATTTAATAGAAATTGACAATAAAGTTATACTGAAAATACTACCGCCAGAAATAAAAAATACTCCACCAAGGATTATAGCCAATTTTTTTGACCAGCACGGTCGAGAGGTAGCCTCAATTGATAATAATGAATGGATTGGGAACGTGACCGCCTTCGACATAGAGTTTATAGGTAGTGAAATATCAATACGAAGTGAAAAATATCAAATTGATTTAAAAATTAAAATTACTCATCCAAACATCATTAATATAAGCAAAATAAACCTCAAATATAATTCTGGTAGAATTTATGGAGACGCTAAAAGTGGATTTACTTTAAAGTCAAAAAGTACTGAAATTCTCTTTGGTAAAGTAGACAGAACATTTCGAAAAGTTAACTACGGAATGCTTATTAAGGGAGGAGATATTTTTCTTTCTGAAACTAAACTGTTCGAGTTTAAAACAAAAAATAAAACCTCTGTAGAGATAAAACCGGGATACATAAAAGCTGTGGGAGATATAGCCGTTGAAGTCAAAGAAAAAGGGGATCCAAATGGCCAATTTAAGTTTACATCAACTGGTCCTAATAAGAATTCATATGTTGAATTTCAGATGCCCTTAGATGATTCGAGGAGGTACTCTATAAATCTAAACAATACCTTGCAGAAAAATTCTTTATGTTTTTGCGGTAGTAATATAAAATGGGAAAAATGTTGTAGAAGAAACAAGGGAGCTATAAACTCTATTTTGAAAACAAAAATAATCTCACATTGCATAACCGATGTTATCGGAAGACATAAACTAAAGAATGTAATTTTTGATATTAAATATGTAATAAATGAAATACCAACTAAATTATTTGTATCAGAAAAAAACGAACTGAAGCTCATTTTCAACTCAGCTAACATACCAAATCTTAATAGAGTTGGGTTTTCTTTAATGCTTTTCGATTGCATAAAGAATAACTTTCATTATTACTTGGACAATATATACTCTGATAAAAGACAAGGAGCACTTAGAGATATTAATGAAATATTAATTAGTGTGCCAATTTATGATAGACTTAAACGTAGAGGTTTTGAAGTAACAAATGCCTTTGAAAAGGAATTTAAATTTATAATGAATTTTGTCAAGCATCCTCCCTTAACGGAGAATTATATGAGTCTTAACAATTTAAATTATGCATTTCATCTTATAAGATTAAGTTATGATTGTGACTTTCTAAGTAAAGAGGAACAAAAAGAAGTTTTCGATTTTTATGAAAGTTATTTTCCTCTAGCGTATGGTATATACAAAGATGTTTTATCCTTTCTTTTGGCTCATAACATATATCAAATCAAAGAATTTAATGAATGCAAGTTGAAAGTGTTACAATACATCAATGGCATTTTTCAAGGCGGTTTTGATGAGGCGGTAAAGCATATTGAAACTCATATTTTAAACAAAAATGAAGTCGAAGAAAAATTCGATGGAATTGAATTTAATAAACCAAAAAAATAA
- a CDS encoding HIT family protein, whose product MATIFTKIINGEIPCYKIAEDENYLAFLDINPNAKGHTLCIPKVEVDKILDLDEKTYMGLMAFSRKVGKAVEKAVDCKRVGLTVIGLEVPHVHVHLIPLNSMQDATFQNKVKLSEEEFKKVAEAIASKL is encoded by the coding sequence ATGGCAACCATCTTTACTAAAATAATCAACGGTGAAATACCCTGTTATAAAATTGCAGAGGACGAGAACTATTTGGCATTTTTGGATATCAATCCCAATGCCAAAGGGCATACGCTTTGCATACCCAAAGTGGAGGTAGATAAAATCCTGGATTTGGATGAAAAAACCTATATGGGATTAATGGCATTCTCCAGAAAAGTAGGAAAGGCCGTTGAAAAGGCAGTGGATTGTAAAAGGGTTGGTCTAACGGTCATCGGTCTGGAAGTGCCGCACGTCCATGTGCATTTGATTCCACTGAATTCTATGCAAGACGCCACATTTCAAAATAAGGTAAAATTATCGGAAGAAGAATTCAAAAAGGTAGCCGAAGCCATCGCTTCTAAACTTTAA
- a CDS encoding flagellar basal body-associated FliL family protein → MAKEKLKVIKEAELTNNCPECFNQDLKLTFYQKHTYGAFFHKTTNEITNQIVCRKCNSMIYPVKWTDDIERMFDYYQKTVVPEKKSTKPTFLFFIILLLMIAVVGIGVYFFLGGTIKV, encoded by the coding sequence ATGGCAAAGGAAAAACTTAAAGTAATTAAGGAAGCAGAACTAACGAATAATTGTCCCGAGTGTTTTAATCAGGATTTAAAGCTCACTTTTTATCAAAAGCATACTTACGGTGCCTTCTTCCATAAGACCACCAATGAAATAACGAACCAAATAGTGTGCAGAAAATGCAACTCTATGATTTATCCCGTTAAATGGACCGATGATATTGAACGTATGTTCGATTACTATCAAAAGACCGTGGTTCCGGAAAAGAAATCAACAAAACCTACATTCCTGTTTTTTATAATCCTTTTGCTGATGATTGCGGTTGTGGGTATTGGAGTCTACTTCTTTCTTGGAGGTACCATTAAAGTTTAG
- a CDS encoding sensor histidine kinase, with translation MNFSPKNKTSNIFLVIGSFIVVSLILWNTNSFFKTFKEEERLKMEIWATAQSEFLQSAENVDLGSLHLKVFQNNTSTPMILINKDSSIRVNNIPPELASDSLYISKKLRQFQDENIPISIDQQGEHLATLYYGNSEVLNKLKFYPIALLLIILLFGAVIYFLFKTNKASEQNKLWAGMAKETAHQIGTPLSSLLGWNEILKTENINPDITKEIEKDIARLQTITERFSKIGSLPTLDKCDIVKETKNAYDYLKRRSSKLIHFSFKSDVESTPVLLNKSLYNWTIENLVKNGIDAMKGKGSIAIEIVPNGKFVNILIADTGHGISKSNFNTIFNPGVTTKKRGWGLGLSLVKRIVEEYHNGKIKVLSSGKEGTIMQITLKVHQ, from the coding sequence ATGAATTTTAGTCCTAAGAACAAGACTTCCAATATATTCCTTGTAATTGGCTCTTTTATCGTAGTGAGCTTGATTCTATGGAACACCAATAGTTTTTTTAAGACTTTTAAGGAAGAGGAGCGTTTAAAAATGGAGATTTGGGCCACGGCCCAATCAGAATTCCTGCAATCTGCGGAAAACGTGGATCTGGGGAGTCTTCATTTAAAGGTATTTCAAAACAATACCTCAACACCTATGATACTTATAAACAAGGACAGCTCCATCCGCGTGAACAATATTCCACCGGAGCTGGCTTCGGATTCCTTGTATATTTCCAAAAAATTACGACAGTTCCAGGACGAAAACATACCTATTTCCATAGACCAACAGGGAGAACATTTGGCAACCCTGTATTACGGAAATTCCGAAGTTTTAAACAAATTGAAGTTCTACCCCATCGCCTTACTTTTGATCATCCTACTTTTTGGGGCCGTTATTTATTTCTTGTTCAAGACCAACAAGGCCTCGGAACAAAACAAGCTTTGGGCAGGTATGGCAAAGGAAACCGCACACCAAATTGGAACCCCGCTTTCCTCCCTTCTTGGTTGGAACGAAATATTAAAAACCGAAAATATTAATCCCGACATCACCAAGGAAATTGAGAAGGACATTGCCCGCTTGCAGACAATTACGGAACGGTTTTCCAAGATAGGTTCCCTTCCTACACTTGACAAGTGTGATATTGTCAAAGAGACAAAGAATGCTTATGATTATCTTAAAAGGAGGAGTTCTAAACTGATTCACTTTTCCTTTAAATCTGATGTGGAAAGTACACCTGTACTTCTGAACAAATCCCTCTACAATTGGACCATAGAGAATCTGGTCAAAAACGGTATCGATGCAATGAAGGGTAAAGGAAGCATCGCTATTGAAATAGTACCCAATGGAAAATTCGTGAACATTCTTATAGCCGATACCGGTCATGGAATCTCCAAAAGTAATTTTAATACTATTTTTAACCCTGGAGTAACTACGAAAAAACGAGGATGGGGCTTGGGCCTATCCCTTGTTAAAAGAATTGTTGAGGAGTATCATAACGGAAAAATAAAAGTGCTTTCCTCAGGAAAAGAAGGAACCATCATGCAAATCACACTTAAAGTACATCAATAG
- a CDS encoding DUF3127 domain-containing protein yields the protein MELEGKIKLIGDTKTFGNNGFRKREVVVTTDEQYPQHIMVEFVQDKCDLLNNYAVGQDVKIGINLRGREWTNPQGEIKYFNSIQGWRIENLQPSQPEGMPPVPPMEAFEPADNLNEEDHDDLPF from the coding sequence ATGGAATTAGAAGGAAAAATTAAATTAATAGGAGATACTAAAACGTTTGGAAACAACGGTTTTAGAAAACGAGAAGTGGTTGTGACCACAGATGAACAATATCCTCAACATATCATGGTCGAGTTTGTTCAGGACAAATGTGATTTGTTGAATAACTACGCTGTGGGCCAAGATGTTAAAATTGGCATTAACTTAAGAGGAAGGGAGTGGACCAATCCACAGGGAGAGATAAAATACTTCAATTCCATACAAGGATGGAGAATAGAAAATCTTCAACCTTCCCAGCCTGAAGGCATGCCGCCAGTACCACCTATGGAAGCCTTTGAACCCGCAGACAATCTTAATGAAGAAGATCACGACGACCTTCCTTTTTAA
- the aat gene encoding leucyl/phenylalanyl-tRNA--protein transferase → MQKGRSSICFLGEEIYFPPVENANSEGLLAVGGDLSPERLLLAYQSGIFPWFNEDSLILWWSPDPRMILYPKDIKISKSMRKVIREDKFSLSVNMNFNEVLEQCSSIKREGQAGTWITKEMKNAYTKLHKKGIAKSYEVWENGDLVGGLYGVDLGHVFCGESMFSKRSNASKFAFIHLAKDLQEKGYRFIDCQLYTDHLASLGAREVSRESFMEQLKA, encoded by the coding sequence TTGCAAAAGGGAAGAAGTTCAATTTGTTTTTTAGGAGAGGAAATCTACTTCCCTCCGGTAGAGAATGCTAACTCAGAAGGTTTATTGGCAGTAGGTGGCGATTTGTCCCCAGAAAGATTGCTGCTTGCATACCAAAGTGGAATTTTCCCTTGGTTCAACGAAGATTCCCTAATCCTGTGGTGGAGTCCAGACCCTAGAATGATATTATATCCAAAGGATATAAAAATTTCGAAAAGTATGCGTAAGGTAATCAGGGAAGATAAATTTAGCCTTTCTGTAAATATGAATTTCAATGAAGTTTTAGAACAATGTTCTTCGATTAAGAGAGAAGGGCAGGCGGGCACATGGATTACGAAGGAAATGAAAAATGCGTATACCAAATTACATAAAAAAGGAATTGCAAAGTCCTATGAGGTTTGGGAGAATGGAGATTTGGTAGGGGGGCTTTATGGTGTTGACTTGGGTCATGTATTCTGTGGTGAGAGTATGTTTAGTAAGAGATCCAACGCTTCAAAGTTCGCTTTTATACATTTGGCAAAGGATTTACAGGAAAAAGGGTACCGATTTATAGATTGCCAATTGTATACGGACCATTTGGCCAGCCTTGGTGCTAGGGAAGTATCCCGGGAATCCTTTATGGAACAATTAAAGGCTTAG
- a CDS encoding DUF2490 domain-containing protein: MSCIKKTTILLFLIFLMVPTIHWAQDNLTGYWNPQVAINYDVTPNYSHNFSIENRSFFYRDSDVQLTVRQMDVNHFSNLRTRDNQSIGFGIKYRLRNLFNNEANNELRLTQQFNVTFKKGSIRYGNRFRAEQRITRENTVHRFRYRFAVDFPLMGEKLDVGEPYLVISTESLLSVGKSMTPEYDQRITPKLGWVLSPTTKFQIGGEYRAENYTGSLENELFFLTELVLSL, translated from the coding sequence ATGTCTTGTATTAAGAAAACGACCATACTGCTTTTTCTCATTTTCTTGATGGTACCAACAATACACTGGGCACAGGATAATCTTACGGGCTATTGGAATCCGCAAGTGGCCATCAATTATGACGTTACCCCAAACTATTCCCATAATTTTTCTATTGAAAACCGCTCATTTTTTTATAGGGATTCCGATGTTCAACTTACTGTAAGACAGATGGATGTCAACCATTTTTCAAATCTCAGGACACGGGACAACCAGAGTATTGGCTTTGGAATAAAATACAGACTTAGGAATTTATTCAATAACGAAGCGAACAATGAACTGAGGCTAACCCAACAATTCAATGTCACCTTTAAAAAAGGTAGCATCCGATATGGAAATAGATTTAGGGCGGAACAAAGGATTACCCGTGAAAATACCGTACACAGATTTCGGTACCGTTTCGCTGTGGATTTTCCATTGATGGGTGAAAAATTGGATGTTGGTGAACCCTATCTGGTCATCTCTACAGAATCCCTTTTGAGCGTAGGAAAATCCATGACCCCAGAATACGATCAAAGGATTACACCAAAACTGGGTTGGGTCCTTAGCCCAACGACCAAATTTCAAATAGGAGGAGAATACCGAGCGGAAAACTACACAGGGAGTTTAGAAAATGAACTCTTCTTTTTAACTGAACTCGTACTAAGCCTTTAA